In Anaeromyxobacter sp., the following proteins share a genomic window:
- a CDS encoding PAS domain S-box protein produces MAIAPTPDASRRPTPGPAGAEPRPSWLAPVALSVALAAALVLGGLVALERFVGELRAEEDEELVAVASMRAGQVAGWRQETLDDAATLATLVDLGAALGAGPADAAAHRSLPARLAGVLERRQDLSAIALLDGTRRVHLAVGRPATDFEGPVLEALLDEAARRRGPAMSNPQRATPGAPTWIDVATLLPARPGEAAGVLVLRYDPARVLFGDLLAWPIPSHRARTLLVRPVGDRLEVLGGSGPGLPAPLTTLSLAGDDPLARAMRGERGDGAWLWPGGRDVLTAAVPVPGTDWRLVAEQDFASSMSPLRTQAVALGVALGAALAVVVALGWLWWRLQLARWERRRERALAERAALQDRLDLLSRHANDMMILADGQQVVVDVNDRACEALGYAREELVGRTLRELRDPTTLAEQPLLTADQLEQGGAVFETRYRRQDGSTFPVEVSIRIAPFGGQRFVQGIVRDITERRRLELELQLADRMASVGSLAAGVAHEVNNPLAYVLANLDFALADLAREKPDMPEVRHALVEAREGAVRVRQVVRDLKTFSHGDEADRRPVDVRRVLQTAVGMAQNEIRQRARLSLELADIPPVLGSEHRLGQAFLNLLVNAAQAINPGAPERNLVNASTALAEDGRVMVEIADTGGGIPAEALPRIFDPFFTTRPVGSGIGLGLSIVHAIVTDLGGEVRVRSEPGQGSIFTVLLPPTQAVQASTPPAAPATAPAAAPSAPAAAPFAVPATTPRPSTTPRPAATPVPLPAPLAAPVPAGGPAVGRVLVVDDEPLVGKAVTRILAPPHQVTLASSATDALRLLQAGPYDVVLCDLMMPGMTGMELHARLVASDPAMADRMIFLSGGAYTETARTFLERVPNARMDKPFEPATLREVVAGAVAAARAGAGG; encoded by the coding sequence GTGGCCATCGCCCCCACGCCCGACGCCTCCCGCAGGCCGACACCGGGACCAGCCGGGGCCGAGCCGCGCCCGTCCTGGCTGGCGCCGGTGGCGCTGTCGGTGGCCCTGGCGGCCGCGCTCGTCCTGGGCGGCCTGGTGGCCCTGGAGCGCTTCGTCGGGGAGCTGCGCGCCGAGGAGGACGAGGAGCTGGTGGCGGTGGCCTCGATGCGCGCCGGGCAGGTGGCCGGCTGGCGGCAGGAGACCCTGGACGACGCCGCCACGCTGGCCACCCTGGTCGACCTCGGCGCGGCGCTGGGCGCAGGCCCGGCCGACGCCGCGGCCCACCGCTCGCTGCCGGCCCGGCTGGCGGGGGTGCTGGAGCGCCGGCAGGACCTCTCCGCCATCGCCCTGCTCGACGGGACACGCCGCGTCCACCTGGCGGTCGGCCGCCCCGCCACCGACTTCGAGGGGCCGGTGCTCGAGGCGCTGCTCGACGAGGCGGCGCGGCGGCGCGGGCCCGCCATGTCGAACCCGCAGCGGGCCACCCCTGGCGCGCCCACCTGGATCGACGTGGCCACCTTGCTCCCCGCCCGGCCCGGCGAGGCGGCGGGCGTCCTGGTCCTCCGCTACGACCCGGCGCGGGTGCTCTTCGGCGACCTGCTGGCCTGGCCCATCCCCAGCCACCGGGCCCGCACCCTGCTGGTGCGCCCCGTGGGAGACCGCCTCGAGGTGCTGGGCGGCAGCGGCCCCGGCCTGCCGGCCCCGCTCACCACGCTCTCGCTGGCCGGCGACGACCCGCTGGCCCGCGCCATGCGGGGCGAGCGCGGCGACGGCGCCTGGCTCTGGCCCGGCGGCCGTGACGTCCTGACCGCCGCCGTCCCGGTACCGGGCACCGACTGGCGGCTGGTGGCCGAGCAGGACTTCGCCTCCTCCATGTCGCCGCTGCGCACCCAGGCGGTGGCGCTGGGGGTGGCGCTGGGCGCGGCCCTGGCGGTGGTGGTGGCCCTGGGCTGGCTCTGGTGGCGCCTCCAGCTGGCCCGCTGGGAGCGGCGGCGCGAGCGGGCGCTGGCCGAGCGAGCGGCCCTGCAGGACCGCCTCGACCTCCTGTCGCGCCACGCCAACGACATGATGATCCTCGCCGACGGCCAGCAGGTGGTGGTGGACGTCAACGACCGGGCCTGCGAGGCGCTCGGCTACGCGCGCGAGGAGCTGGTGGGCCGGACCCTGCGCGAGCTGCGCGACCCGACCACCCTGGCGGAGCAGCCGCTCCTCACCGCCGACCAGCTCGAGCAGGGCGGCGCCGTCTTCGAGACCCGCTACCGTCGCCAGGACGGCAGCACCTTCCCGGTGGAGGTCTCGATCCGCATCGCGCCGTTCGGCGGCCAGCGCTTCGTGCAGGGCATCGTGCGCGACATCACCGAGCGGCGGCGCCTGGAGCTGGAGCTGCAGCTGGCCGACCGCATGGCCTCGGTGGGCTCGCTGGCGGCGGGCGTGGCGCACGAGGTGAACAACCCGCTGGCCTACGTGCTGGCCAACCTCGACTTCGCCCTGGCCGACCTGGCCCGCGAGAAGCCCGACATGCCCGAGGTGCGGCACGCCCTGGTGGAGGCCCGCGAGGGGGCGGTGCGGGTCCGCCAGGTGGTCCGCGACCTCAAGACCTTCTCCCACGGCGACGAGGCCGACCGCCGGCCGGTGGACGTGCGCCGGGTGCTGCAGACCGCGGTGGGGATGGCGCAGAACGAGATCCGGCAGCGGGCCCGCCTCTCGCTGGAGCTGGCCGACATCCCGCCGGTGCTCGGCAGCGAGCACCGCCTGGGCCAGGCCTTCCTCAACCTGCTGGTGAACGCGGCCCAGGCCATCAACCCCGGCGCGCCCGAGCGCAACCTGGTGAACGCCAGCACCGCGCTGGCCGAGGACGGCCGGGTGATGGTGGAGATCGCCGACACCGGCGGCGGCATCCCGGCCGAGGCGCTGCCGCGCATCTTCGACCCGTTCTTCACCACCCGGCCGGTGGGCAGCGGCATCGGGCTCGGGCTCTCCATCGTGCACGCCATCGTCACCGACCTGGGCGGAGAGGTCCGGGTGCGCAGCGAGCCCGGCCAGGGGTCCATCTTCACGGTGCTGCTGCCGCCCACCCAGGCCGTCCAGGCGTCGACGCCGCCGGCTGCGCCCGCCACGGCGCCGGCCGCTGCGCCCTCCGCGCCAGCCGCCGCGCCCTTCGCCGTCCCCGCCACCACGCCACGCCCCAGCACCACGCCACGCCCCGCCGCCACGCCCGTCCCCCTGCCGGCGCCGCTGGCCGCGCCCGTGCCGGCCGGCGGCCCCGCCGTGGGACGGGTCCTGGTGGTGGACGACGAGCCGCTGGTCGGCAAGGCGGTCACCCGCATCCTGGCGCCACCCCACCAGGTCACGCTGGCTTCCAGCGCCACCGATGCCCTGCGGCTCCTGCAGGCCGGCCCCTACGACGTGGTGCTGTGCGACCTGATGATGCCGGGCATGACCGGCATGGAGCTGCACGCCCGGCTGGTCGCCAGCGATCCGGCCATGGCCGACCGGATGATCTTCCTCTCCGGGGGCGCCTACACCGAGACCGCCCGCACCTTCCTGGAGCGGGTGCCCAACGCCCGGATGGACAAGCCCTTCGAGCCCGCCACGCTGCGGGAGGTGGTGGCGGGGGCGGTGGCGGCGGCCCGGGCCGGGGCCGGCGGCTGA
- a CDS encoding CoA ester lyase, whose amino-acid sequence MTPAVRPRRSALYMPGQNARALEKARGLDADVLLLDLEDAVAPAAKGEARRLVVEALRTGGYGHRELVVRVNGRGTPWEVDDLAAVATSGADAVLLPKVEDPAAVREVEAALARLGAPPSLRLWAMIETPRGVLRAAEVAAATPRLACLVAGTSDLVKDLGARHTAGRAEVLTALSLIVLSARAHGLGCLDGVHLDLTDEAGFEAACLQGRDLGFDGKTLIHPKTLAVANRTFGPSPAELEAARRIMVAHAEAESFGQGVVVVDGRLVEALHVDGARRLLALAEALGSRGRAPGSE is encoded by the coding sequence ATGACCCCCGCCGTCCGCCCCCGCCGCAGCGCCCTCTACATGCCTGGCCAGAACGCCCGCGCGCTGGAGAAGGCGCGCGGCCTCGACGCCGACGTCCTGCTCCTCGACCTGGAGGACGCGGTGGCCCCGGCCGCCAAGGGCGAGGCGCGCCGGCTGGTGGTGGAGGCGCTGCGGACCGGGGGCTACGGCCACCGCGAGCTGGTGGTGCGGGTGAACGGGCGCGGCACGCCGTGGGAGGTGGACGACCTCGCGGCCGTGGCCACCTCGGGCGCCGACGCCGTCCTCCTGCCCAAGGTGGAGGATCCCGCCGCGGTGCGCGAGGTCGAGGCGGCCCTGGCGCGGCTGGGCGCGCCGCCGTCGCTGCGGCTGTGGGCCATGATCGAGACGCCGCGCGGCGTGCTGCGGGCGGCCGAGGTGGCCGCCGCCACCCCGCGGCTGGCCTGCCTGGTGGCCGGCACCAGCGATCTGGTGAAGGACCTGGGGGCGCGCCACACCGCCGGCCGCGCCGAGGTGCTCACCGCGCTCTCGTTGATCGTGCTCTCGGCGCGGGCCCACGGCCTCGGCTGCCTCGACGGGGTCCACCTCGACCTGACCGACGAGGCCGGCTTCGAGGCCGCCTGCCTGCAGGGGCGCGACCTGGGGTTCGACGGGAAGACCCTCATCCACCCCAAGACCCTGGCGGTGGCCAACCGGACCTTCGGCCCCTCACCCGCCGAGCTCGAGGCGGCCCGCCGCATCATGGTGGCCCACGCCGAGGCGGAGTCCTTCGGGCAGGGCGTGGTGGTGGTGGACGGCCGGCTGGTGGAGGCGCTGCACGTGGACGGGGCGCGCCGGCTGCTGGCGCTGGCCGAGGCGCTGGGGTCGCGGGGTCGGGCTCCAGGCTCGGAGTAG
- the aroH gene encoding chorismate mutase — translation MRGIRGATQVAENTREAIEEAVVELCEELTRRNHLDPEEITWAIFTVTHDLDADFPARGARVQGWHQVPMICSQEIPVPGSMPRIIRVLLHSVARGAPHHVYLRGAQALRPDLHHGVPFQQPKARGATRAAAAVRAAPRAKVPPKAKAQTKARTPAQTKPPTKTRAPAPPTARPAGRARRAGK, via the coding sequence ATGCGAGGCATCCGAGGGGCCACCCAGGTGGCCGAGAACACCCGGGAGGCGATCGAGGAGGCGGTGGTGGAGCTCTGTGAGGAGCTGACCCGGCGCAACCACCTCGACCCCGAGGAGATCACCTGGGCCATCTTCACCGTCACCCATGACCTCGACGCCGACTTCCCGGCCCGCGGGGCCCGGGTGCAGGGCTGGCACCAGGTGCCCATGATCTGCTCCCAGGAGATCCCGGTGCCGGGCTCCATGCCGCGCATCATCCGGGTGCTGCTCCACTCGGTGGCCCGCGGCGCGCCGCACCACGTCTACCTGCGCGGCGCCCAGGCGCTCCGCCCCGACCTGCACCACGGGGTGCCCTTCCAGCAGCCGAAGGCCCGGGGCGCCACCAGGGCCGCCGCGGCCGTCCGGGCCGCGCCGAGGGCCAAGGTGCCGCCGAAGGCCAAGGCGCAGACGAAGGCCAGGACTCCCGCGCAGACCAAGCCTCCGACGAAGACCCGCGCCCCGGCGCCGCCCACGGCACGCCCGGCCGGCCGCGCCCGCAGGGCCGGGAAGTGA
- the serC gene encoding 3-phosphoserine/phosphohydroxythreonine transaminase, with protein MNRVKNFNAGPAALPLPALERARDEFLDFAKSGMSVMEHSHRGKEYEAVHDEAIALLKELLGVPDTHEVLFLQGGASQLFAQLPMNLVQKGQTAEYVITGAWGEKALSEGKAATAMLGGAVKVACTTGTGDGKEKSYVRAPAAGEVKGAADAAYLHVTTNETIHGVQFDVDAARPYPSTGAPLVADMSSDFLWKKVDVSRFGLIYAGAQKNIGPSGVVVAVVAKALIEGGRKDIPKIFQLRTPAENKSLYNTPPTFGIYMVRNVLAWLKGLGGLDVMEARNRKKAAVLYGAIDGHPGFYRCPVERESRSVMNVVFRLPSEADEERFVKEAKAKGMVGLKGHRSVGGIRASIYNAVEPAWLDELAAFMADFAKKG; from the coding sequence ATGAACCGCGTGAAGAACTTCAACGCCGGCCCGGCCGCCCTGCCCCTCCCCGCGCTCGAGCGCGCCCGCGACGAGTTCCTCGACTTCGCGAAGTCCGGCATGTCGGTGATGGAGCACAGCCACCGCGGCAAGGAGTACGAGGCGGTCCACGACGAGGCCATCGCGCTCCTCAAGGAGCTCCTGGGCGTGCCCGACACGCACGAGGTCCTCTTCCTGCAGGGCGGCGCCTCGCAGCTCTTCGCCCAGCTCCCGATGAACCTGGTGCAGAAGGGCCAGACCGCCGAGTACGTCATCACCGGCGCCTGGGGCGAGAAGGCCCTCTCCGAGGGCAAGGCGGCCACCGCCATGCTGGGCGGCGCGGTCAAGGTGGCCTGCACCACCGGCACCGGCGACGGCAAGGAGAAGAGCTACGTCCGGGCCCCGGCCGCCGGTGAGGTGAAGGGCGCGGCCGACGCCGCCTACCTGCACGTCACCACCAACGAGACCATCCACGGCGTGCAGTTCGACGTGGACGCGGCCCGCCCCTACCCGTCCACCGGCGCGCCGCTGGTGGCCGACATGTCCTCCGACTTCCTCTGGAAGAAGGTGGACGTCTCGCGGTTCGGCCTGATCTACGCCGGCGCCCAGAAGAACATCGGCCCGTCGGGCGTGGTGGTGGCGGTGGTGGCCAAGGCGCTCATCGAGGGCGGCCGCAAGGACATCCCCAAGATCTTCCAGCTCCGCACCCCCGCCGAGAACAAGTCGCTCTACAACACGCCGCCCACCTTCGGCATCTACATGGTGCGCAACGTGCTGGCCTGGCTCAAGGGGCTGGGCGGCCTCGACGTCATGGAGGCGCGCAACCGCAAGAAGGCGGCGGTCCTCTACGGCGCCATCGACGGCCACCCCGGCTTCTACCGGTGCCCGGTGGAGCGTGAGAGCCGCTCGGTCATGAACGTGGTCTTCCGCCTGCCCAGCGAGGCCGACGAGGAGCGCTTCGTCAAGGAGGCCAAGGCCAAGGGCATGGTCGGCCTGAAGGGCCACCGCTCGGTGGGCGGCATCCGCGCCTCGATCTACAACGCCGTCGAGCCGGCCTGGCTCGACGAGCTGGCCGCCTTCATGGCGGACTTCGCCAAGAAGGGGTAA
- a CDS encoding DMT family transporter, whose product MRPRLLLVYAAVCALWGSTWLVVKVGLQDLPPLRFVALRMLLAAALLLPFALRGGVARLAGAEWRWLLGIGLLQVTIPYGLMFFGQTLVSSGLAAVLFSTFPVWLVLLGRLLLPGQALTARTLGLAALGLMGVVVLQAGVAGGGAGGGAAPGGPALLGAALITLGSISCALANVLVQRRRHTLSPVVLTFGQAVGAGLVLLLASAALERGQVATFTPSALGALAYLALGGTVLTYLGFYWLLARVSLVTIGTIPLVDTTVALTLGTLVAGEPVTAPLVAGAGLVLAASALSIGGERR is encoded by the coding sequence GTGCGCCCCCGCCTCCTGCTGGTCTACGCCGCCGTCTGCGCCCTGTGGGGCTCCACCTGGCTGGTGGTGAAGGTGGGCCTGCAGGACCTGCCGCCGCTGCGCTTCGTGGCGCTGCGCATGCTGCTGGCCGCGGCGCTGCTGCTGCCGTTCGCGCTGCGCGGCGGGGTGGCCCGGCTGGCCGGGGCCGAGTGGCGCTGGCTGCTGGGCATCGGCCTCCTGCAGGTGACCATCCCCTACGGCCTGATGTTCTTCGGCCAGACGCTGGTGAGCTCCGGGCTGGCGGCGGTGCTCTTCTCCACCTTCCCGGTCTGGCTGGTGCTGCTCGGCCGGCTGCTCCTGCCGGGCCAGGCGCTCACGGCGCGCACGCTCGGCCTGGCGGCCCTGGGGCTCATGGGCGTGGTGGTGCTGCAGGCCGGCGTCGCCGGTGGCGGCGCCGGCGGCGGCGCGGCGCCCGGCGGGCCGGCGCTGCTGGGGGCGGCCCTCATCACGCTCGGCTCGATCTCCTGCGCGCTGGCCAACGTGCTGGTGCAGCGGCGCCGGCACACCCTCTCGCCGGTGGTGCTCACCTTCGGCCAGGCGGTGGGGGCCGGGCTGGTGCTGCTCCTGGCCTCGGCGGCGCTGGAGCGCGGCCAGGTGGCCACCTTCACCCCCTCGGCGCTGGGGGCGCTGGCCTACCTGGCGCTGGGCGGCACGGTGCTCACCTACCTGGGGTTCTACTGGCTGCTGGCGCGGGTCTCCCTGGTGACCATCGGCACCATCCCGCTGGTGGACACCACGGTGGCGCTGACGCTCGGCACGCTGGTGGCGGGCGAGCCGGTGACGGCGCCGCTGGTGGCCGGCGCCGGGCTGGTGCTGGCCGCGTCGGCGCTCTCCATCGGCGGGGAGCGGCGCTAG
- a CDS encoding RsmB/NOP family class I SAM-dependent RNA methyltransferase, with translation MPWHALRPLAPALDAPLAEVLAGAAAERVLPRLLRAHPELDRDGRATAAEALFGVGLWRRRLRHHLQGARESPRLLLALLLRDLAGRSDAAWLTGLAEADLPPAVAAPTALAERWSLPDWLAGELTRAAGEEAGALAESLCHPGPIFLRANPLACTPAALATRLAAEGVATRPGALAAGCLVVEGARPNLLGSPSHQAGWFEVQDEGSQLLAAALGARPGEVVLDRCAGAGGKALALAAAVGPAGRVRCCDADAGRLTRLGQRAARAGAAAWVTLDGAAPPAGLVVDRALVDAPCSELGPLRRGPDLRWRLDPATFGALPALQRALLDEAAAHLRPGGRLVYATCTFRREENEGVALAFEAAHPGFRRVAPDAPAEVVGPDHFLRAWPHRHGTDGFFAAAWERALDCTP, from the coding sequence CTGCCCTGGCACGCCCTCCGGCCGCTGGCCCCGGCGCTCGACGCGCCGCTGGCCGAGGTGCTGGCGGGCGCCGCCGCCGAGCGGGTGCTGCCCCGCCTCCTCAGGGCCCACCCGGAGCTCGACCGCGACGGCCGGGCCACCGCGGCCGAGGCGCTCTTCGGGGTGGGGCTGTGGCGCCGCCGGCTGCGGCACCACCTGCAGGGCGCCAGGGAGTCGCCGCGCCTCCTGCTGGCGCTCCTGCTGCGCGACCTGGCCGGCCGGTCCGACGCCGCCTGGCTCACCGGGCTCGCGGAGGCCGACCTGCCCCCGGCGGTGGCGGCGCCGACCGCGCTGGCCGAGCGCTGGTCGCTGCCCGACTGGCTGGCCGGCGAGCTGACACGGGCCGCCGGCGAGGAGGCCGGCGCCCTGGCCGAGTCGCTCTGCCACCCCGGGCCGATCTTCCTGCGGGCCAACCCGCTGGCGTGCACGCCGGCCGCGCTGGCGACCCGCCTGGCGGCCGAGGGGGTGGCGACGCGGCCGGGGGCGCTGGCGGCGGGCTGCCTGGTGGTCGAGGGCGCGCGCCCCAACCTGCTCGGCAGCCCCAGCCACCAGGCCGGCTGGTTCGAGGTGCAGGACGAGGGGAGCCAGCTCCTGGCCGCGGCGCTGGGGGCCCGGCCGGGCGAGGTGGTGCTGGACCGCTGCGCCGGGGCGGGGGGCAAGGCGCTGGCGCTGGCGGCGGCGGTGGGGCCGGCTGGGCGGGTCCGCTGCTGCGACGCCGACGCCGGCCGGCTCACCCGGCTGGGCCAGCGGGCCGCGCGGGCCGGGGCGGCGGCCTGGGTGACCCTCGATGGGGCCGCGCCGCCGGCGGGGCTGGTGGTGGACCGGGCGCTGGTGGACGCGCCCTGCTCCGAGCTCGGGCCGCTGCGCCGCGGCCCCGACCTGCGCTGGCGGCTCGACCCGGCCACCTTCGGCGCCCTGCCGGCGCTGCAGCGCGCCCTGCTCGACGAGGCCGCCGCCCACCTCCGGCCCGGCGGGCGGCTGGTCTACGCCACCTGCACCTTCCGCCGGGAGGAGAACGAGGGCGTGGCCCTGGCCTTCGAGGCCGCCCACCCTGGCTTCCGGCGGGTGGCGCCGGACGCCCCGGCCGAGGTGGTGGGACCGGACCACTTCCTGCGCGCCTGGCCGCACCGCCATGGCACCGACGGGTTCTTCGCCGCGGCCTGGGAGCGGGCGCTAGACTGCACCCCATGA
- a CDS encoding DUF456 domain-containing protein: MTTLLYALGALALLGGIAGVVLPVLPGSLLLFGGALLVAWAEGFTVVGWPTLVVAGLLSAAIWAVDWLAAALGAKASGASGWAVAGASLGLLVGLFFGPLGILLGPAVGAVTLEYLKDPHFERALKAGAGTFVGFLVGSVVKVSLAFLLVSAVIVGLLV; this comes from the coding sequence ATGACGACGCTGCTCTACGCCCTGGGTGCGCTGGCGCTCCTGGGCGGGATCGCCGGGGTGGTCCTGCCGGTGCTGCCGGGCTCGCTGCTCCTCTTCGGCGGCGCGCTGCTGGTGGCCTGGGCCGAGGGGTTCACGGTGGTGGGCTGGCCCACCCTGGTGGTGGCGGGGCTGCTCTCGGCCGCCATCTGGGCGGTGGACTGGCTGGCGGCGGCGCTGGGGGCCAAGGCGAGCGGGGCCTCGGGGTGGGCGGTGGCGGGCGCGTCGCTGGGGCTGCTGGTGGGGCTCTTCTTCGGCCCGCTCGGCATCCTGCTCGGTCCGGCGGTGGGGGCGGTGACCCTCGAGTACCTGAAGGACCCCCACTTCGAGCGGGCCCTCAAGGCCGGCGCCGGCACCTTCGTGGGCTTCCTGGTGGGGAGCGTGGTGAAGGTGTCCCTGGCCTTCCTGCTGGTCAGCGCGGTGATCGTGGGGCTGCTGGTGTAG
- a CDS encoding class I SAM-dependent methyltransferase, with the protein MSSLALALLLAAAPAAAPGAAPPKPLSTYQQREGKGGHGMQGARPAGAKHGAAGQHGNPADLTAYAAGLLDAKRDAWQKPDEVVKALGLAPGQVACDVGAGPGYFTLRLAAALGPTGRVYAVDVEPALLGKLKERLAAAGVRTVTPVLGLADDPLLPPGSCDLVLVVDTFHHFPDGVAYLWRLAGALRPGGRIVNIDFHKRETPVGPPVAHRVAREDFLAAATSAGLVVVAEPTFLEHQYFVVLAPAGAAAPTP; encoded by the coding sequence ATGTCCTCGCTCGCCCTCGCCCTCCTGCTGGCCGCCGCCCCGGCGGCCGCCCCCGGCGCCGCGCCGCCCAAGCCCCTGTCCACCTACCAGCAGCGGGAGGGGAAGGGCGGCCACGGCATGCAGGGGGCCAGGCCGGCGGGGGCGAAGCACGGCGCGGCCGGCCAGCACGGCAACCCGGCCGACCTCACGGCCTACGCGGCCGGCCTGCTGGACGCGAAGCGGGACGCCTGGCAGAAGCCGGACGAGGTGGTGAAGGCGCTGGGCCTGGCCCCCGGGCAGGTGGCCTGCGACGTCGGCGCCGGCCCCGGCTACTTCACGCTGCGGCTGGCCGCGGCGCTGGGCCCGACCGGCCGCGTCTACGCGGTGGACGTCGAGCCGGCCCTGCTGGGCAAGCTGAAGGAGCGGCTGGCCGCCGCCGGCGTGCGCACCGTGACCCCGGTGCTCGGGCTGGCCGACGACCCGCTCCTGCCGCCGGGCAGCTGCGACCTGGTGCTGGTGGTGGACACCTTCCACCACTTCCCGGACGGCGTGGCCTACCTGTGGCGGCTGGCCGGCGCCCTCAGGCCGGGCGGGCGGATCGTCAACATCGACTTCCACAAGCGCGAGACGCCGGTGGGTCCGCCGGTGGCGCACCGGGTGGCGCGCGAGGACTTCCTGGCCGCGGCCACCTCGGCCGGGCTGGTGGTGGTGGCCGAGCCCACCTTCCTGGAGCACCAGTACTTCGTGGTGCTGGCCCCGGCCGGCGCCGCGGCGCCGACGCCGTAG
- a CDS encoding aldo/keto reductase codes for MRAMPPRFLPRRPLGRTGFVATVLGQGDLADRSVGRQRCVAVLRRALDAGLNVLDTAPQYEDGWSEELVGEALRGRRDGVFLIDKVDHLDRPVAPQLDGSLERLGLPAVDLLAFHAVSTQAAWAGLAAPGGGLDQAGEEVARGRARFRGLSSHHPDVLAAALDDGRCDVLMFPVGLFVARRYVTEILPRARAAGVGTVCFKTFAAGKLLGDTEGYGRPLAARPRGKLSSGGEDAAAPAQPHLDVATCLRYTLTQDPDVTLLGLSFENEQDAAWAAAEAFRPMSPEEEKDARLAAWEAVKGKGEIWWNPPPQLG; via the coding sequence ATGCGGGCCATGCCCCCGCGCTTCCTGCCCCGCCGCCCGCTCGGCCGCACCGGCTTCGTGGCCACCGTCCTCGGCCAGGGCGACCTGGCCGACCGGAGCGTCGGACGCCAGCGGTGCGTGGCGGTGCTGCGCCGCGCCCTCGACGCGGGCCTCAACGTGCTCGACACGGCGCCCCAGTACGAGGACGGCTGGTCGGAGGAGCTGGTCGGCGAGGCGCTGCGCGGCCGCCGCGACGGGGTCTTCCTGATCGACAAGGTGGATCACCTCGACCGGCCGGTGGCCCCGCAGCTCGACGGCAGCCTGGAGCGGCTCGGCCTGCCCGCGGTGGACCTGCTGGCCTTCCACGCCGTCTCCACCCAGGCGGCGTGGGCCGGCCTGGCGGCGCCCGGCGGCGGCCTCGACCAGGCGGGCGAGGAGGTGGCGCGCGGCCGGGCCCGCTTCCGCGGCCTCTCCAGCCACCACCCGGACGTGCTGGCCGCCGCGCTCGACGACGGGCGCTGCGACGTCCTCATGTTCCCGGTGGGGCTCTTCGTGGCGCGCCGCTACGTCACCGAGATCCTGCCGCGCGCCCGGGCCGCCGGGGTGGGCACCGTCTGCTTCAAGACCTTCGCCGCCGGCAAGCTGCTGGGCGACACCGAGGGCTACGGGCGCCCGCTGGCGGCGCGGCCGCGCGGCAAGCTCTCCTCCGGCGGGGAGGACGCCGCGGCGCCCGCGCAGCCCCACCTCGACGTGGCCACCTGCCTCCGCTACACGCTGACGCAGGACCCGGACGTCACCCTGCTCGGCCTCTCCTTCGAGAACGAGCAGGACGCCGCCTGGGCCGCCGCCGAGGCCTTCCGACCCATGTCGCCGGAGGAGGAGAAGGACGCCCGCCTCGCCGCCTGGGAGGCGGTGAAGGGCAAGGGCGAGATCTGGTGGAACCCGCCGCCGCAGCTCGGGTGA